CATCACAGAAGGTGTCCAGGGAAGTGGTTCAAGATTGCAAGCACCTGACGGACTTGATAGGACACCTGACGTACGACCAAGCCAAGCCACGACTACTGATCGGACAGGACAACTGGCATCTTCTGGTGACCACAAGGATAAGAAGAGGCGATCATCACCAACCAGTGGCCTCCCTCACGCCGCTGGGTTGGGTCCTGCACGGAAGCCAAACCAGGACAATGAAGCACGCGATCGACTATATATCGCATATCACAGAAGAATCACCAGAAGATGACCTAGAAGCCATGGTCAAGAAGTACTTCGAAATGGACTCTTTATGCATCGTCCCGAAGAAGCCCACAACAGATCCAGAACAGCAAGCTCTCCGAGTCCTAGAGAAGACAACGAGAAGAATAGGAGAAGGAAGATACGAAACGGGCCTCTTATGGAAACAAGAAGACATCTCGTTTCCCGACAATTACTGCAACGCCGTGAAGAGGCTCGAAAATATAGAGAGAAAATTAGATCGCGACCCGAAGCTTAAACAGAAGTATAATGAACAGATGGAAGCACTCGTCGCCAAAGGCTACGCCGAACGTGCTCCTGCAGACAAGAACCCCAAGAAGACATGGTACTTACCACACTTCGCTGTCATCAATCCAATGAAGCCAGAGAAACTCAGAGTGGTACACGACGCCGCCGCCAAGACAAGAGGGGTGGCGCTCAACGACATGCTGCTGAAGGGACCTGACCTGATGCAGTCGCTGCCTGGAGTCGTCATGCGTTTCCGACAACATCAAATAGCAGTCACGGCGGACATTAAAGAAATGTTCATGCAAGTGAAACTTCGAGAAGCTGACAGAGACTCCCTGCGATACGTGTGGAGGGGCAACAGAAGAGACGACCAGCCTCCAGAAGAGTACAGAATGACGTCTCTGATCTTCGGCGCGTCGAGCTCACCGTCAACAGCCATATATGTCAAGAACTTGAACGCCAAAGAACACGAAGCCACACACCCCGAGGCTGCAGCAGCGATCATAGAGAAGCACTACGTAGACGACTACTTAGACAGCTTCAAGAGTCTAGAGGACGCAGTACGTATAGCTAAGGGAGTTCGAGATATACACGCAAAGGCCTGCTTCGAACTCAAACAGTGGAAGTCCAACTCAACCCTGCTACTCCAAGAGCTGGGAGAGGAGGAGCTCATAGAAGATATGGAACTCTACAAGACAGAAGAGAAAACAGAACGAGTACTAGGAGTCATCTGGAAGTTGAACACTGACGAGCTGACCTTCAACCTCAACTTAGCTCGCGTTCCGACAACGCTACTGGAGGGAGAAACACCTACGAAGAGAGAAGCCTTGCGGATAGTAATGTCACTGTTCGACCCACTCGGCTTCGCGTCTCCTGTCACCATACGGGCGAAGCAGCTCCTGCAGGAAGTGTGGCGCAGAGGAACGGCGTGGGACGACCCTATAGACGAAGATCTCGCGGAGCAATGGACGACCTGGCTGACTCACCTACAGAAGCTACGAGACGTGAAGATACCGAGGCGATACCTGAACTACAGCGACGCTGCCTCGACACAGCTTCACATCTTCACCGACGCCAGCGAGTCAGCATATTCTGCGGTCCTGTATTGGAGAACGAAAACTCCTGACGGCGAGGTCAAGCTCTCTCTCATCGTCGCCAAGGCGAAGGTGGCACCGTTGAAGCTAACGTCGATCCCGAGGTTGGAGCTTCAAGCTGCAGTTATGGGCACCAGACTGGCAGACTCAGTCATAGAAGAGCACGAGAGGAAACCTGACTGCAAGGTGTTCTGGACCGACAGTAAGACAGTACTCACCTGGATCAGGACAGGGTCACGCACCTACAAACCATACGTGGCTCATCGGCTTGCTGCTATAGAAGAAAGTACCAAAGTTAACGAGTGGCGCTGGGTTCCGACGAAGCTGAACGTAGCGGACGACGCGACACGAGACGTCCCGCTCACCTTCGACAAGGATCACAGATGGTACAAGGGACCCGACTTCTTGTACGAAGAAGAGGACCAGTGGCCAGTCGAGACAGATACTAAGAAGATCGAAGACACTTCTGGGGAAGAGAAGGTGAACCACGTAGCGAATAAAAGAGAACTTAGATTAACAGAAGGGCTACCCGAAGCCTCACGCTTCTCTAACTGGCACCGGCTTCGATATACTACAGCGCGAGTTCTTCTATTCATTGAACTCTGCAGAAGAAATAAAGAAAGCGTAAATTACAGAAGGactaagaaaaacaaagaacagGATCCAAACTGGAATAAGATAGCAAGAAAAACGTCAAGCACTAATGAAACACAgaagaaaacaacaacaaagataaatagaaaattcctTCCAGTCTCTGCCGAGAACCTCAAGCAGGCGGAGGAGTTGCTGATGCGTGCTTCTCAAGAAGAGTCGTTCGCAGAAGAAATAGCCAACCTAAGGAGTGGGAAACCGGTCAACAAGGAAAGCAGACTACATCAACTCAGCGTCACGTGTGTGGATGGTGCCCTCCGGCTTAGAAGTCGCATAAAAGCCGTCAAATACATGCCAGAAGACTTCAAGAGCCCCATGATAATAGACGGAGACCATCCTATAGTTAAGACATGGATACGAGCGATACACCAACAGCTACATCACGCAGGAGTAGAAGCGACAGTGAACGAGTGTAGACAACAGTACTGGGTGTTACGCCTGCGCCCTACAACGCGCTCAGTACTGCGACAGTGTTTGTTCTGCAGAATGAAGACAGGGACTCCGCCACATCCACGAACAGGTGATCTACCACAGTGTCGTTTGGCTCATCACAAAAGGCCATTCACCTACACTGGGGTGGACTACTTCGGCCCGCTATCTGTAACAGTTGGAAGAACGCGACAGAAACGCTACGTCGCGATATTTACCTGCCTCACTACGCGAGCCATCCATCTCGAAATTGCAGGCTCACTCAGCACCGACTCAGCAGTGATGGCAGTCCGAAGAATGATCTCTCGACGCGGCTGCCCTACAGAAATATGGTCGGACAACGGCACCAACCTAAAGGGAGCTGAAAAGGAACTTCGACAACAAATAGATGAAGCGACGGCGGAAGAAGCTGCAAAGAGAACCATCGCTTGGCGTTTCATACCTCCTGGCGCACCGTTCATGGGAGGAGCATGGGAACGAATGGTCCGGTCAGTCAAGACGGCGCTCGCCGCCACTCTGCACGAGCGACACCCTACAGAAGAGGTGTTATCCACACTACTAGCCGAGGTGGAGTACACCGTGAACAGCAGGCCACTGACCCACGTTTCAGTGAGCCCCGAAGATCCAGAAGCCCTGACGCCGAATCACTTCCTCCTAGGAGGACAGGGTCGAGTACCGCTGCCTGGAAGTTTCACCGACAAGGACGTAGCTTCGAGATCCAGCTGGCGAGCAGCCCAAAGGCTCGCTGACTTATTCTGGACGCGCTGGGTGAGAGAGTACTTACCCGAGCTTCAACACCGGCGGGAGCCGCACGGACGGGGCCCAGCTGTGCAGGTCAACGACCTCGTACAAATAGTCGACGCCAACCTGCCCCGTAACGTGTGGGTCAGAGGAAGGGTCATCGACACGTACCCCGGCCCAGATGGAGTCGTCAGAGCAGTGGACATCCGGACAAAAGGAGGAGTTCTACGTCGACCAGTGAGGAAGCTGGTGATCCTGCCCCTGCACGACGACGGACCCGCACACGGAGGAGATGCAACATCGTCGCACGGCGGGAGAGATGTGCGGGACAGCGTGAACagtttaagagaaaaagtgtaaacaaTGAACAGTATTTGTGATTAGTGTTATATGATTAGgtttaagtatagtttaagtcaaattagagtctgattagattattgtttgtttagtataCTCCGGCCTCCTATTGGAAAACATTCCAGTAACAGCGACCAATAGGAGAGccggaattaattaaagtttatatgaaaattgtgaatatttgtaagataggaatattgtaaaaataatatttttctcatattataGGCTAAGTAAGGATTcagaaaatgtatagttaacatactattgtaattcatttttaaatagaaaatagcattttaagtaAACGGCTCTCGGTGTGGTAAAGTATCGTCGTACTTAACCTTAAGGAAAAAACCGCGCGCGGGCCCCGCCCCCGCTCTTATTGGTCGAAAAGCGAGCGATCTTATTGGTCGGCCAATGGGAGCGGGGGAATTTCGGGGcccgaatttgtataaaatgcggCCCACACCGAGAGTCGACACATTCGGCGGCAACACAGCAAGAAGAGCGGACCAACAGGAAGAAataggaagccctcgaagacttCAGCAACAGCGACGCCCCGGATACTACGAAGGAGCCCCGAGACATCAGCGAAGCCCTACAGGACATCAACGGAGCCCTACGAAATAGTCGACGTAAACAAACtgcgtttgtttacgttttgtatcCTCTGTTTGAGCGTCAATAAATTGAGTTTGGTGTTTATACAAGGGCCTTCTCATTTTCCACCAATCCGGCACCCCCAATAGTTGTGCTCGCGCGGTGTCTCTTGCTGTAAAGTTGGAGCCCGTGCGACACAATAACtctacaataatataatcgttTAACTCCGGAAATTTTAAGATCCAACCAAAGTATCgcttaaagtaaaataagtaaaaattaatagatttaaaaaatctaaaagccgtcgtttttaaatgtccattcaaattttattaaaatcggtccagcagggtttgaagctaccctgaaaattttagctttctagcttatcgggaagtgcctcaaaattgtgttgcaaaaatccaaccggaacgacaaactaacaagaaatgtgagtgtataaaacGTGGCAGAATTATAGTTAAACTGATGTGGtctgttgtgtattttttttaaaccacacCCACACTAATTTATCTAATTCT
The DNA window shown above is from Trichoplusia ni isolate ovarian cell line Hi5 chromosome 26, tn1, whole genome shotgun sequence and carries:
- the LOC113505520 gene encoding uncharacterized protein LOC113505520; protein product: MPVTRSEGKGRKVATQQKPSSEDTATTSGTGNSAETAIDSTATGTTATETTEYTSASVTTATTQSSATTATSGTAATSGATATAGTTAAAATATNAPTVSDSAATTLPAHAVKKTNMNPPRGGVTAGVNKNRTEASTVKRNRKDATGPHETGGPTSPRAPSKRGGGGGSTHSKKAQRIAKAKEELLRLQVELAAAKLAALETEDTEDEDEEGDVSITEVNEKVSNWLDTNKNTAEEDATPQQKTQQPAQPAPAGGPADFSQLAEAITFAVKAAQRPKFIELPIFSGAHQEWLPFRAAYYETASSYSPIENTNRLRRNLKGRAREAVEGLLITSAAPEEVMKTLESRFGRPEAIAMVEMEALRGLPRLTESPRDICIFSTKVSNIVATLKTLSCLNYLYNPEICKSLVDKLTPTLKYRYFDYAASQQKSEPDLVKMERFLRREAELCGPYALPEQVAAPPTVRRPQRVNNVQTYTPKCPACDETGHNTQDCAEFKKKDNSGRWDLAKARKLCFRCLRYRNKTHSCKPKPCGIDNCKYFHNRLLHFERNTEKIPTEEQDKEVINSAWTAKRKQSYLKIVPLKVKGPKGVVDTFALLDDGSTVTLIDEEVAKEIGATGPVDPLRIETINELKTSEAASRRVTFRLKGMNGHEERVQARTVKNLQVSSQKVSREVVQDCKHLTDLIGHLTYDQAKPRLLIGQDNWHLLVTTRIRRGDHHQPVASLTPLGWVLHGSQTRTMKHAIDYISHITEESPEDDLEAMVKKYFEMDSLCIVPKKPTTDPEQQALRVLEKTTRRIGEGRYETGLLWKQEDISFPDNYCNAVKRLENIERKLDRDPKLKQKYNEQMEALVAKGYAERAPADKNPKKTWYLPHFAVINPMKPEKLRVVHDAAAKTRGVALNDMLLKGPDLMQSLPGVVMRFRQHQIAVTADIKEMFMQVKLREADRDSLRYVWRGNRRDDQPPEEYRMTSLIFGASSSPSTAIYVKNLNAKEHEATHPEAAAAIIEKHYVDDYLDSFKSLEDAVRIAKGVRDIHAKACFELKQWKSNSTLLLQELGEEELIEDMELYKTEEKTERVLGVIWKLNTDELTFNLNLARVPTTLLEGETPTKREALRIVMSLFDPLGFASPVTIRAKQLLQEVWRRGTAWDDPIDEDLAEQWTTWLTHLQKLRDVKIPRRYLNYSDAASTQLHIFTDASESAYSAVLYWRTKTPDGEVKLSLIVAKAKVAPLKLTSIPRLELQAAVMGTRLADSVIEEHERKPDCKVFWTDSKTVLTWIRTGSRTYKPYVAHRLAAIEESTKVNEWRWVPTKLNVADDATRDVPLTFDKDHRWYKGPDFLYEEEDQWPVETDTKKIEDTSGEEKVNHVANKRELRLTEGLPEASRFSNWHRLRYTTARVLLFIELCRRNKESVNYRRTKKNKEQDPNWNKIARKTSSTNETQKKTTTKINRKFLPVSAENLKQAEELLMRASQEESFAEEIANLRSGKPVNKESRLHQLSVTCVDGALRLRSRIKAVKYMPEDFKSPMIIDGDHPIVKTWIRAIHQQLHHAGVEATVNECRQQYWVLRLRPTTRSVLRQCLFCRMKTGTPPHPRTGDLPQCRLAHHKRPFTYTGVDYFGPLSVTVGRTRQKRYVAIFTCLTTRAIHLEIAGSLSTDSAVMAVRRMISRRGCPTEIWSDNGTNLKGAEKELRQQIDEATAEEAAKRTIAWRFIPPGAPFMGGAWERMVRSVKTALAATLHERHPTEEVLSTLLAEVEYTVNSRPLTHVSVSPEDPEALTPNHFLLGGQGRVPLPGSFTDKDVASRSSWRAAQRLADLFWTRWVREYLPELQHRREPHGRGPAVQVNDLVQIVDANLPRNVWVRGRVIDTYPGPDGVVRAVDIRTKGGVLRRPVRKLVILPLHDDGPAHGGDATSSHGGRDVRDSVNSLREKV